The stretch of DNA CAAGAACGCCATCATCAAAGCGCTCGAGCCCGCCGACGCTCCCAAAGACAAGCAAGACCTGAACAATGCGGGCTTCGCGACCATCCGGGACTCGCTGGTCTCGAGCGACCCGCTGCCGAATGGCGGCGGCGAGCAGGTCTACGCCGGCCTCGCCCGCAAGATCGTGGAGACGCGCGATAAGACCAAAGGCGGCGTGCTCAACTCCAGCGACGACCTCAAGGGCGTGGTCCCTGACCAGGTGCTGGCGGGGCTGAAGCAGAGCTTCTTCACCTCGAGCTTTGCCGTGCGCAACGTGGAAATCGTCGGTCCCCAGGTCGGCGAGCAGCTCCGCTCCCGCGCGCTGTGGGCAGTGGGCCTCTCGATGGCGGGCATGCTGGTCTACCTGTGGTTCCGTTTCGAGCTTATCTATGGGGTGGCGGCGGTGGTCGCCGTGGTCCACGACACGCTCATCACGGTGGGCGCCTTCTCCTTGATGAATAAGGAGATATCCCTTACGGTGGTGGCCGCCATCCTGACCCTGACGGGTTATTCGATGAACGACACCATCGTGATCTTCGACCGCATCCGCGAGAACGTGAAACTGATGCGGCGAGAATCTTTGGCGGAGATCGTTAACCGTAGCATCAATCAGACCTTAAGCCGTACAATCCTCACCTCCGGCCTCACGTTCCTGACGGTACTCTCCTTATATCTTTTTGGCGGAGAGGTATTACACGGGTTCTCCTTCGCCCTGGTAGTCGGCATCCTAATAGGTACCTATTCTTCGATCGCGGTAGCGGCCCCCATGCTGGTCGCATATCAGGACTGGCGTGCGCAAAGATCAGGACGCGGCCCGGTGCCGGTCTCAGCAGAAGCCGGCAAGCGGCAGAAGGTGCGCGTCAAGGCATAGTCCCCATCACCCGTCCCGCTTGGCGCGACGGCGTTCGCCGGTTGCGATAACGGGCACAAATCCGGCCCCGACGGTGTCAATACGCAACAGGGAAATAGCTAGCACGGGAGAGCTAAGGCCATGTTTGAAGACAGCCTGATCGAATCGGCGGGCAAGCTGAAGACCAAGCGCGGAGTGACGACCGCGTTCTCGTTCGTGGTCCAGATCATTCTTATCGGCGTGCTGATCCTCATCCCGCTGATCTACACCGAAGCGCTGCCCAAGCAGCAGCTCATGACCTTCCTGGTGGCGCCGCCACCGCCGCCACCGCCGCCACCGCCGGCCGCGGCGCCGATGAAGGTGGTGAAGCAGATCCAGTCGGAAGTGATCAACGGCGCCCTGCGCACCCCCACCAAGATCCCTGAAAAAGTGAAGATGATCACGGAAGAGGAAGCGCCACCCTCGGCCGGAGTATCAGGCGTGGTGGGTGGCGTCCCCGGTGGAATCGCGGGCGGGCAGATGGGCGGCGTGATCGGGGGCATCATCAGTTCGACCCCGATGTCCGTGCCCAAGGTGGCGACGCCGCAGCGGGTGCGCGTCTCGGGTGGTGTGACCGCCGGCAACGCGATCTACAGTCCCAAGCCGCAATATCCGCCGATCGCCAAGACGGCCCGCATCCAGGGGTCGGTCGTGTTGCATGCCGTGATAAGCAAGAATGGGGCGATTGAGCAGCTACAGGTGGTCAGCGGGCATCCTATGCTTACGCAGTCGGCTCTAGAGACTGTACGGCAGTGGAAGTACAAGCCGTACTACCTCAATGGCGAGCCGGTGGAAGTGGACACCACCATCACCGTGAACTTCACGTTGGGTGGCGGCGGATAAGCCCAAAAAGGATTCTCGCGTGGAGGTCTCGCTCGGCGGGACCGCCTTCGCAAAATGCCCCGCACAGCAGCGCATCTCCAACCCGCGGGGCCGGCCCATGTGACTCCAGAGTTTCCAGATCCGTTCTGAGCGGATCGAAGTAAGCGGATCAAGATGTCGGTTCAAAGTTCTGAGGAGGAAAGGAACAACTCA from Acidobacteriota bacterium encodes:
- a CDS encoding energy transducer TonB, whose translation is MFEDSLIESAGKLKTKRGVTTAFSFVVQIILIGVLILIPLIYTEALPKQQLMTFLVAPPPPPPPPPPAAAPMKVVKQIQSEVINGALRTPTKIPEKVKMITEEEAPPSAGVSGVVGGVPGGIAGGQMGGVIGGIISSTPMSVPKVATPQRVRVSGGVTAGNAIYSPKPQYPPIAKTARIQGSVVLHAVISKNGAIEQLQVVSGHPMLTQSALETVRQWKYKPYYLNGEPVEVDTTITVNFTLGGGG
- the secF gene encoding protein translocase subunit SecF, coding for MELFRNANIDWLGKKWYFLGFSLIFSLAGVLSMLFWHGLPLGVDFKGGTLVYVKFTSAPHEDAIRAATDRAGLKDARIQRYGDPRNNEVLIGLEQRATNEAALDAGKNAIIKALEPADAPKDKQDLNNAGFATIRDSLVSSDPLPNGGGEQVYAGLARKIVETRDKTKGGVLNSSDDLKGVVPDQVLAGLKQSFFTSSFAVRNVEIVGPQVGEQLRSRALWAVGLSMAGMLVYLWFRFELIYGVAAVVAVVHDTLITVGAFSLMNKEISLTVVAAILTLTGYSMNDTIVIFDRIRENVKLMRRESLAEIVNRSINQTLSRTILTSGLTFLTVLSLYLFGGEVLHGFSFALVVGILIGTYSSIAVAAPMLVAYQDWRAQRSGRGPVPVSAEAGKRQKVRVKA